AATGTTGGTTTAGCTTGTTTGGCGATCGCTGTTTTATTTGTCACTAAACCATCAAAGCAAAAAAAGCTAGAGTGATCACTTCGCGCTCACTCTAGAAATTTTTATTATAAAAATTAGTTGCGATGAAAGTCAGCCATAGGCTGACTTTCATCGCAACTAATTTTTTGGGTTAGAGCTTGAAGCGCTATATTTCTAATTAGAAGTTATTAAGAGACTTAGCAGCATGGCAAATTCCCCAAAAATTGTAGTCGTTACCAATGGCAAAGGGGGGGTAGGTAAAACAACAACAGCGATCGCCTTAGCAGGTATATTGGCGCAGGAAGCTAAAGTATTGGTTGTTGATGCTGATGTACAGGGAAGCTTGTCTTGGTGGGTCGGTCGTAGCGAAAATGGCATGGGTTTTGATATTGCCAAAGAAATCGATCCAACCCATTTAAGAAAATTGCCGAAACTTAGCAGTTACGATCTAGTATTGGTAGATACACCGCCTGCATTACATTCCCATGCACTAGCTACAGTTGTAGCGATCGCTGATTATTTGGTTTTGCCCAGTCCACCTGCTCCGATGGATTTAACTGCTCTCATCGATACTGTCAAAAGTACCGTAAGACCTGCTCAAGTCCCCCATCGAGTTCTGTTAACCCGTGTTGATCCTCGT
This window of the Pseudanabaena sp. BC1403 genome carries:
- a CDS encoding ParA family protein; translated protein: MANSPKIVVVTNGKGGVGKTTTAIALAGILAQEAKVLVVDADVQGSLSWWVGRSENGMGFDIAKEIDPTHLRKLPKLSSYDLVLVDTPPALHSHALATVVAIADYLVLPSPPAPMDLTALIDTVKSTVRPAQVPHRVLLTRVDPRCLNEALEAQNTLQEVGVPVFHAFVRAYKAHERAALDGKLVTEWKGKNAREAEADYRRVVDELRRDILR